A genomic stretch from Spiroplasma endosymbiont of Clivina fossor includes:
- the deoC gene encoding deoxyribose-phosphate aldolase has protein sequence MKLNEFIDYTLLNSHATSHDIQKICVDAEKHKFASVCVNLIYVSHAKNLLKKTKVNVCTVVGFPLGSVPTNIKVLETEQAVRDGADEIDMVINLGALKEGAYMVVLNDIKHVRAVCPKQILKVIIETALLTKEEKIQVCKLALQAQADFIKTSTGFAKSGAKVKDIKLIRSIVKDEMYIKASGKIKTKAQAIKLIKGGADRLGISKAALLMV, from the coding sequence ATGAAACTGAATGAATTTATTGATTATACTTTATTAAATTCACATGCTACGAGTCATGACATTCAAAAAATTTGTGTGGATGCTGAGAAGCACAAATTTGCTAGTGTATGTGTTAATCTTATTTATGTTAGTCATGCTAAAAATTTGTTAAAAAAGACAAAGGTTAATGTTTGTACTGTTGTTGGTTTTCCATTGGGTTCGGTGCCCACAAATATTAAAGTGTTGGAAACTGAACAAGCTGTTCGTGATGGTGCCGATGAGATTGATATGGTTATTAATCTTGGAGCTTTAAAAGAGGGGGCATATATGGTAGTATTAAATGATATTAAGCATGTTCGAGCTGTATGTCCAAAACAAATTTTAAAAGTTATTATCGAAACTGCATTATTAACGAAAGAAGAAAAAATTCAAGTTTGTAAATTAGCTTTGCAAGCACAAGCAGATTTTATTAAAACTTCAACAGGATTTGCTAAAAGTGGTGCTAAAGTTAAGGATATTAAATTAATTCGTAGTATTGTTAAGGATGAAATGTATATTAAAGCGTCAGGGAAAATTAAAACTAAAGCGCAGGCAATAAAACTTATTAAAGGTGGAGCAGACCGACTGGGAATTAGTAAAGCAGCGTTATTGATGGTTTAA
- a CDS encoding transposase family protein translates to MLDKYKDENKFYSLIGIKYKTFMKMVEILKEGEAKQKQIGGRPNKLSIEQRLLMTLEYWKEYSTYRIIAKKYNISHVSCIRNIFWVENTLIKNSHFHIPGKKILLENKGTTNNLLAIDATEIPIERIKKN, encoded by the coding sequence ATGTTAGATAAATACAAAGACGAAAACAAATTTTATAGTTTAATAGGCATAAAATATAAAACTTTCATGAAAATGGTAGAAATTTTAAAAGAAGGTGAAGCTAAACAAAAACAAATTGGTGGTAGACCAAATAAATTATCAATAGAGCAAAGATTACTTATGACTTTAGAATACTGAAAAGAATATAGTACATATCGTATTATTGCAAAAAAATATAATATTAGTCATGTTAGTTGTATTCGTAATATCTTTTGAGTTGAAAATACTCTAATAAAAAATAGTCACTTTCATATACCTGGCAAAAAGATATTATTAGAAAATAAGGGTACTACTAATAATTTATTAGCAATTGATGCTACAGAAATTCCAATTGAAAGAATTAAAAAAAACTAA
- a CDS encoding RNA methyltransferase, with amino-acid sequence MKIINSIDNSLIKDLVKLKESKYRKEKEQFLIEGFHLIEEAKKQNKLLMILTTQDIANKIEDFSNIIVVNEQIIKKISTTVNPQPIIGVCSFLDSYEVDKNLVVMLDKIQDPTNLGNIIRSCVAFNVQTLYISNDSVDIYNDKVIRTSMGAIFHLNIIKTNLELVMASVKDKGFKVYGTVFKDANNRLRDVKFNSQVALLFGNEGKGINAHLWPLIDDNFYIPTSNGVESLNVANALTISLYEIMNQN; translated from the coding sequence ATGAAAATAATTAATTCAATAGATAATTCATTAATTAAAGATTTAGTTAAGTTAAAAGAGAGCAAGTATCGTAAAGAAAAGGAACAGTTTCTTATTGAAGGGTTTCACTTAATTGAAGAGGCTAAGAAACAAAATAAATTATTAATGATTTTAACAACACAAGATATTGCTAATAAAATAGAAGATTTTAGTAATATAATTGTTGTTAATGAGCAAATTATTAAGAAAATATCTACAACTGTTAACCCACAACCAATTATTGGTGTTTGTAGTTTTTTAGATAGTTATGAAGTTGATAAAAATTTAGTTGTCATGTTAGATAAGATTCAAGATCCGACTAATTTAGGAAACATTATTCGTAGTTGTGTTGCCTTTAATGTCCAAACATTGTATATTAGTAATGATAGTGTTGATATTTATAATGATAAAGTAATTCGGACTTCAATGGGAGCGATATTTCATTTAAATATTATTAAAACTAATTTGGAACTTGTTATGGCTAGTGTAAAAGATAAAGGTTTTAAAGTTTATGGTACAGTATTTAAAGATGCTAATAATCGTTTGCGAGATGTAAAATTTAATAGTCAAGTAGCATTATTATTTGGTAATGAGGGTAAAGGAATTAATGCTCATTTATGACCATTAATTGATGATAATTTTTATATTCCAACATCAAATGGAGTAGAATCTTTGAATGTTGCTAATGCTTTAACTATTAGTCTTTATGAAATAATGAATCAAAATTAA
- a CDS encoding IS1/IS1595 family N-terminal zinc-binding domain-containing protein — protein sequence MEKIIQELVNTLTDDQFLEFYEKVKQQAELIKKQKRLNEIDQKFRAQGIKCPKCESYHCVKNGHNSEGKQKYLCKNCRASFDAFRNHFIYWSHLNYEQWNLLIQISLLGQSSKTISRFIKTTLKTAWYNRQKLMKSKQLENTQLKFKKLSGKIQIDETFIKEIHKGNFKYKTDPRRIHLDPFATNTKCCIQMAIDNNNNIYVKSTNTKRLQKQWVIENMNKELINENSIITSDMQKLYFLVAKQTNSTLCVTKTTINPEASYRNLNKISKLQSSLKEALIHYHGLGFTNIQNYLNLWKWKYQHKGLTPNQQTAVLYFNV from the coding sequence ATGGAAAAAATAATTCAAGAACTAGTAAATACTTTAACAGATGATCAATTTTTAGAATTTTATGAAAAAGTCAAACAACAAGCAGAATTAATAAAAAAACAAAAACGGTTAAATGAAATTGATCAAAAATTTAGAGCGCAAGGTATTAAATGCCCTAAATGTGAATCTTACCATTGCGTTAAAAATGGACATAATTCAGAAGGAAAACAAAAATATTTATGTAAAAATTGCCGTGCAAGTTTTGACGCTTTTCGTAATCATTTTATTTATTGAAGTCATTTAAATTATGAACAATGAAATTTATTGATTCAAATTTCATTGCTGGGGCAATCTAGTAAAACAATTTCTCGTTTTATTAAAACTACATTAAAAACTGCTTGATATAATCGTCAAAAATTAATGAAATCAAAACAATTAGAAAATACCCAATTAAAATTTAAAAAATTATCTGGTAAAATCCAAATCGATGAAACATTTATTAAAGAAATCCATAAAGGAAATTTCAAATATAAAACTGATCCACGAAGAATTCACCTTGACCCATTCGCAACTAATACTAAATGCTGTATTCAAATGGCAATTGATAATAATAACAATATTTATGTTAAATCCACAAACACCAAACGTTTACAAAAACAATGAGTTATTGAAAATATGAACAAAGAATTAATTAACGAAAATTCAATTATTACTTCTGATATGCAAAAATTATATTTTTTAGTAGCAAAACAAACAAATTCTACTTTATGTGTAACTAAAACAACAATTAATCCTGAAGCTAGTTATCGTAACTTAAATAAAATCAGTAAATTACAATCTAGTCTTAAAGAAGCCTTAATTCATTATCATGGTTTAGGTTTTACTAATATTCAAAATTATTTAAATCTCTGAAAATGAAAATACCAACATAAGGGTTTAACTCCAAACCAACAAACAGCGGTATTATATTTTAATGTATAA